The Sphingomonas sp. LY54 genome includes a region encoding these proteins:
- a CDS encoding surface-adhesin E family protein has translation MRRSDKIIAGSAALGLEEPVLASLALMFAAATAPPAFVLVAFAGDEQVGFVAPGTIRVEGDSKRFETLWIYTPAQHVGPHLVRRAVRTSRADCARGTVGEEQARFYGEGGHLLFAEPTRAPDMRPVLPRSASEDVLRFVCAGEEPYPDIKVSPDVAAAATLADEIAAFYRANPTR, from the coding sequence ATGCGCCGGAGCGACAAGATCATCGCCGGTTCAGCCGCTTTGGGTCTAGAAGAACCCGTGCTCGCCAGTCTCGCCTTGATGTTCGCCGCCGCGACCGCGCCGCCGGCCTTTGTGCTGGTCGCCTTCGCCGGCGACGAGCAGGTCGGCTTCGTCGCGCCCGGCACCATCCGCGTCGAGGGCGATTCGAAACGCTTCGAGACCCTCTGGATCTACACCCCGGCGCAACACGTCGGTCCGCATCTCGTCCGCCGCGCCGTGCGGACCAGTCGCGCCGATTGCGCGCGCGGCACGGTCGGCGAGGAGCAGGCCCGTTTCTACGGCGAAGGCGGACACCTGCTCTTCGCCGAGCCGACGCGTGCTCCGGACATGCGCCCGGTCTTGCCGCGTTCGGCCAGCGAGGACGTGCTCCGCTTCGTCTGCGCAGGCGAGGAACCCTATCCCGACATCAAGGTCAGTCCGGACGTGGCCGCCGCGGCCACGCTCGCCGACGAGATCGCCGCCTTCTACCGCGCCAATCCCACCCGCTGA
- a CDS encoding ATP-binding protein — MTSSADPDQLLSAVLDTALDAVVVMRHDGTVAAWNKLAERTFGWTAAEALNRRMSELIMPASERRRHDIGLERFLNIGEVSILGRRVELTALRKSGEEFPIELSVMLTNRFHEKLFLGFVRDITARKEAEAEIARLQSELIHVSRVSAMGTMAATLAHELNQPLTAISNYLSACGTALRKGPLDSETFGPVLDGARLNAMRAGEIIRRLRTMTVRGETQRTIVDAAEVIDEAAALALVGAADRDVEAVIHHAPRLCVSADRIQLEQVILNLVRNGIEAMEGESCKTLRISGSRHGSHIRITVSDTGPGLSEAARDALFEPFRSTKDSGMGVGLSICRTIVESHGGRIWAEDNADGGTCFVVELPAVPL; from the coding sequence ATGACTTCGTCCGCCGACCCGGATCAGCTCCTATCCGCCGTCCTCGACACGGCGCTCGATGCCGTCGTCGTCATGCGCCACGACGGCACCGTCGCCGCTTGGAACAAGCTCGCCGAGCGCACCTTCGGCTGGACCGCGGCCGAAGCCCTGAACCGGCGCATGAGCGAGCTGATCATGCCGGCTTCTGAGCGGCGGCGGCACGATATCGGTCTCGAGCGTTTCCTGAACATCGGCGAAGTTTCGATCCTCGGCCGGCGGGTCGAGCTGACCGCCTTGCGCAAGAGCGGTGAGGAATTCCCGATCGAACTGTCGGTGATGCTCACCAATCGCTTCCACGAGAAGCTGTTTCTCGGCTTCGTCCGCGACATCACCGCGCGCAAGGAAGCCGAGGCCGAAATCGCGCGGCTGCAGTCGGAGCTGATCCATGTCTCCCGGGTCAGCGCCATGGGCACGATGGCAGCGACGCTGGCGCACGAGCTCAACCAGCCGCTCACCGCGATCAGCAATTACCTGTCGGCGTGCGGTACGGCGCTTCGCAAGGGGCCGCTCGACTCCGAAACATTCGGCCCGGTTCTGGACGGCGCCCGCCTGAATGCGATGCGCGCCGGCGAGATCATACGCCGTCTGCGCACGATGACGGTCCGGGGCGAGACACAGCGAACGATCGTTGACGCTGCCGAGGTGATCGACGAGGCGGCCGCGCTCGCGCTCGTGGGCGCCGCAGACCGCGACGTCGAGGCGGTCATCCATCATGCGCCGCGTCTCTGCGTCAGCGCCGATCGCATCCAGCTCGAGCAGGTCATCCTCAATCTGGTCCGCAACGGCATCGAGGCGATGGAGGGAGAGTCGTGCAAGACGCTTCGCATCAGCGGTTCCCGGCATGGCAGCCATATCCGGATCACCGTTAGCGACACGGGCCCCGGCCTCAGCGAAGCCGCACGGGACGCATTGTTCGAGCCGTTCCGGTCGACCAAGGACAGCGGCATGGGCGTCGGCCTGTCGATCTGCCGCACGATCGTCGAGAGCCATGGCGGCCGTATCTGGGCGGAGGACAATGCGGACGGCGGCACCTGCTTCGTCGTCGAGCTCCCGGCCGTGCCGCTCTAG
- a CDS encoding DUF1622 domain-containing protein produces MEASLLEGIRWTVRAIEVVGIAIIVVGAAASLLLFLRDLARRIGKDAAFEAFRSDLGRSILLGLEFLVAADIINTVAIEPSLDSLAVLAGIVLIRTFLSFSLEAEIEGRWPWQRAAAEQRRNDA; encoded by the coding sequence ATGGAAGCCTCGTTGCTGGAGGGAATTCGCTGGACAGTCCGCGCCATCGAGGTCGTCGGAATCGCGATCATCGTCGTCGGCGCTGCGGCCTCCCTGCTTCTCTTCCTGAGGGATTTGGCGCGGCGCATCGGCAAGGACGCGGCTTTCGAAGCGTTCCGCTCCGACCTCGGCCGCTCGATCCTGCTGGGACTGGAGTTCCTCGTCGCCGCAGACATCATCAACACCGTCGCGATCGAGCCTTCCCTCGACAGCCTCGCCGTGCTCGCCGGCATCGTGCTGATCCGGACCTTCCTCAGCTTCAGCCTGGAGGCGGAGATCGAGGGGCGCTGGCCATGGCAGCGCGCCGCGGCCGAGCAGCGCCGAAACGACGCCTAG
- a CDS encoding thioesterase family protein: MALSARYRFPIGIKAEDIDFMGHVNNATYLTWVQEAVISHWRNLAPSDAVASKLWVALKHEITYRKPAFRQDEVVATVVLESVKGARAIYQTLIQRGEEVLAEVRSSWCCVDAHTLRPSRLAKDVIQRFLPTGGRES; encoded by the coding sequence ATGGCACTGAGCGCGCGCTACCGTTTCCCGATCGGGATCAAAGCCGAAGACATCGACTTCATGGGGCACGTGAACAACGCCACCTATCTCACGTGGGTGCAGGAGGCGGTGATCAGCCACTGGCGCAACCTGGCGCCGTCCGACGCGGTGGCGAGCAAGCTCTGGGTCGCGCTCAAGCACGAGATCACCTACCGCAAGCCCGCCTTCCGGCAGGACGAGGTCGTGGCGACCGTGGTGCTGGAGAGCGTCAAGGGCGCCCGGGCCATCTACCAGACGCTGATCCAGCGCGGCGAGGAAGTGCTGGCCGAGGTCCGCTCGAGCTGGTGCTGCGTCGACGCGCACACGCTGCGGCCGTCGCGGCTCGCGAAGGACGTCATCCAGCGCTTTCTCCCGACCGGGGGCCGCGAAAGCTAA
- the addA gene encoding double-strand break repair helicase AddA, translating into MPKRLKPLSRLQGDQLRASSPRDHAALSASAGTGKTHVLTARVLRLLLSGVDPASILCLTFTKAGAAEMADRIHARLAYWVRLKDAELGAELVALGEDPGPASRERARTLFARVLDAAGGGLRIQTIHAFAQGLLAAFPAEAGLVPGFRPLEAREEKALARQTLADLLVRAEAGGDLPLVRDLQALSHRLGEGGAEDFLMQCARAPAAMEALGAREGIEARLRRAFGIPAGDVEEAIAEACCDDIFDVGTVDRIVAANRDWGTASGLKCCDAIAAWRTRSNAERGLTLDELAGTVLTKAGEPRAVTAGLLKAAPDYAQHAAKLVECCQALLRLRSTARLVEQIAAGLRVGQSFAAAYAAAKRAQGAVDFDDLIRWAERLLLEPGMGEWVRFKLDQQTDHILVDEAQDTNERQWNIVRALALEYFAGEGARDAHRTIFTVGDYKQAIFGFQGTDPQSFDVARAWFDREARAVERDFLDLSMDRSFRSSPPILQAVDRVIADLGHEALGLPKRPNPHESFHETRPGSVTLWQPLSVELAETLDEDKGEEGWIGDSVRLFASRVARQIRHWLDHPFEIGHGDKKRPVRPEDILILVRRRSTLAALIVARLHAEGVPVAGVDRLLLSAPLAVQDLLAAARFAVQPMDDLNLAGLLVSPLFGWTQDQLFAVAHKREGALWPEIRAKADPATLEGLQDILAMADYATPHQFIETLLSGPLEGRRRLLERLGPEARDPIEELLASALDFESNARPSLQRFLDWFARGDVEIVRDAGESRDAVRVMTAHGSKGLQSPVVILADATVDPSRSRAGGADLDLGDGSPPLPVFRPRKDELTDPLKAQVERQDALDRQEHWRLLYVAMTRAEERLYVGGALGPADRRGPPQGSWYQAIETSLAGLGCDWQEDRLWGQARRFGDAEAPARGVTAKADRAPLVAPHWAHRPAPIEARPPRPLAPSSLGEDDVPNPPPTPAMRAASERGKLLHALFERLPSAAPDARAALADAWLEHSAGVADAALRSRLVADACAIIGDPAFADIFGPDALAEAPIAAVTPEGAVITGTVDRLLVTDAGIRLVDFKTGRGVPARPEEVPVPHLRQMAAYVAALEVIFPGRPVEASLLYTSGPTLHPLPRELLLRFGAVPALAEG; encoded by the coding sequence TTGCCTAAACGCCTGAAGCCGCTCTCGCGCCTGCAAGGCGACCAGTTGCGCGCGTCGAGCCCGCGCGACCATGCGGCGCTGTCGGCTTCGGCCGGTACCGGCAAGACGCACGTTCTCACCGCGCGCGTCCTGCGGCTTCTGCTTTCCGGCGTCGATCCTGCCTCGATCCTGTGCCTCACCTTCACCAAGGCCGGCGCCGCCGAAATGGCCGACCGCATCCACGCCCGGCTCGCTTACTGGGTCAGGCTGAAGGATGCCGAGCTCGGCGCCGAGCTGGTCGCGCTCGGCGAGGACCCCGGGCCGGCCAGCCGCGAGCGGGCCCGGACGCTGTTCGCCAGGGTGCTCGATGCCGCCGGCGGCGGCCTCCGCATCCAGACGATCCACGCCTTCGCCCAGGGACTGCTCGCCGCTTTCCCGGCCGAGGCGGGGCTGGTCCCCGGTTTCCGCCCCCTGGAGGCACGCGAGGAGAAGGCGCTTGCCCGCCAGACGCTGGCCGACCTGCTCGTCCGCGCCGAGGCCGGCGGTGATTTGCCGCTGGTGCGCGACCTCCAGGCGCTGAGCCATCGGCTGGGCGAGGGCGGAGCCGAGGATTTCCTGATGCAATGCGCCCGCGCGCCCGCGGCAATGGAGGCGCTCGGCGCGCGCGAAGGGATCGAGGCGCGGCTGCGGCGCGCATTCGGCATTCCGGCCGGCGACGTTGAGGAGGCGATCGCCGAGGCCTGCTGCGACGATATTTTCGATGTCGGCACGGTCGATCGGATCGTCGCTGCCAATCGCGACTGGGGCACGGCCAGCGGGCTCAAATGCTGCGACGCGATCGCCGCCTGGCGGACCCGCTCCAATGCTGAACGGGGCCTGACGCTCGATGAGCTGGCCGGCACTGTGCTCACCAAGGCAGGCGAGCCGCGCGCGGTCACGGCCGGCCTGCTCAAAGCCGCCCCCGATTATGCGCAGCATGCGGCCAAGCTGGTCGAATGCTGCCAAGCGCTGCTGCGCCTCCGCTCCACCGCTCGGCTGGTGGAGCAGATCGCCGCGGGGCTGCGGGTCGGCCAGAGCTTTGCCGCAGCCTATGCCGCTGCCAAGCGCGCGCAGGGCGCGGTCGATTTCGACGACCTCATCCGATGGGCGGAGCGGCTGCTGCTCGAGCCCGGCATGGGCGAGTGGGTCCGCTTCAAGCTCGACCAGCAGACCGATCATATCCTGGTCGACGAGGCGCAGGACACCAATGAGCGGCAGTGGAACATCGTCCGCGCGCTCGCGCTCGAATATTTCGCTGGCGAGGGTGCGCGCGACGCCCACCGCACGATCTTTACCGTCGGCGACTACAAGCAGGCCATCTTCGGCTTCCAAGGCACCGATCCGCAAAGCTTCGACGTCGCCCGGGCCTGGTTCGACCGCGAGGCGCGGGCGGTCGAGCGCGACTTCCTCGATCTGTCGATGGACCGCAGCTTCCGCTCGTCGCCGCCTATCCTGCAGGCCGTCGACCGGGTGATCGCCGATCTTGGGCACGAGGCATTGGGCCTGCCCAAGCGCCCGAACCCGCATGAAAGCTTCCACGAGACGCGCCCGGGCTCGGTGACCCTGTGGCAGCCGCTCAGCGTCGAACTCGCCGAGACCTTGGACGAAGACAAAGGCGAGGAGGGCTGGATCGGTGACTCGGTGCGCCTGTTCGCGTCGCGCGTCGCGCGGCAGATCCGCCACTGGCTCGATCATCCGTTCGAAATCGGCCATGGCGACAAGAAGCGTCCGGTCCGGCCCGAGGACATCTTGATCCTCGTCCGGCGCCGCTCGACGCTTGCGGCGCTTATAGTCGCGCGGCTCCACGCCGAAGGCGTGCCGGTCGCCGGTGTCGACCGCTTGCTCCTCTCTGCGCCGCTGGCCGTGCAGGACCTGCTCGCGGCCGCTCGCTTCGCAGTCCAGCCGATGGACGATCTGAACCTCGCCGGCCTGCTCGTCTCGCCTCTGTTCGGGTGGACCCAGGACCAACTCTTCGCCGTCGCGCACAAAAGGGAAGGGGCGCTCTGGCCCGAGATACGGGCGAAGGCCGACCCGGCGACGCTCGAAGGGCTCCAGGACATCCTGGCGATGGCCGATTACGCGACGCCCCACCAGTTTATCGAAACTTTGCTGTCCGGTCCGCTCGAAGGACGGCGCAGGTTGCTCGAACGGCTCGGCCCGGAGGCGCGCGACCCGATCGAGGAACTGCTCGCCAGCGCGCTCGACTTCGAGAGCAACGCCAGGCCGTCGCTGCAGCGCTTCCTCGACTGGTTCGCGCGCGGCGATGTCGAGATCGTCCGCGACGCCGGCGAATCGCGCGACGCGGTGCGGGTGATGACCGCGCACGGCTCGAAGGGGCTGCAATCGCCGGTCGTGATCCTCGCCGACGCCACTGTCGATCCGTCGCGTTCGCGCGCCGGCGGCGCCGACCTCGATCTCGGCGACGGCTCGCCGCCTTTGCCCGTTTTCCGGCCGCGCAAGGACGAATTGACCGATCCGCTCAAGGCCCAAGTCGAGCGCCAGGACGCGCTCGACCGCCAGGAGCATTGGCGGCTGCTCTATGTCGCCATGACCCGCGCCGAGGAGCGGCTCTATGTCGGCGGCGCTCTCGGTCCGGCCGACCGCAGGGGGCCGCCGCAGGGAAGCTGGTACCAGGCGATCGAGACATCGCTGGCCGGGCTCGGTTGCGACTGGCAGGAGGATCGCCTCTGGGGCCAGGCGCGCCGCTTCGGCGATGCGGAGGCGCCTGCGCGGGGCGTGACCGCCAAGGCGGACCGCGCGCCGCTGGTCGCTCCGCACTGGGCTCACCGTCCCGCGCCGATCGAAGCGCGGCCGCCGCGCCCGCTCGCGCCTTCGTCGCTGGGCGAGGACGACGTCCCCAATCCGCCGCCGACACCGGCAATGCGCGCCGCCTCGGAGCGGGGCAAATTGCTCCATGCTTTGTTCGAGCGGCTGCCTTCGGCCGCGCCCGATGCGCGTGCGGCGCTCGCCGACGCCTGGCTCGAACATTCGGCGGGCGTCGCCGACGCCGCGCTCCGCAGCCGGCTCGTCGCCGATGCCTGCGCGATCATCGGCGATCCGGCCTTTGCCGACATATTCGGCCCGGACGCGCTGGCCGAGGCGCCGATAGCGGCGGTGACGCCGGAGGGTGCCGTCATTACCGGCACAGTCGACCGGCTGCTGGTGACCGATGCGGGCATACGCCTCGTCGATTTCAAGACGGGGAGGGGCGTGCCTGCCCGGCCCGAGGAGGTGCCAGTGCCCCACCTGCGGCAGATGGCCGCTTATGTCGCCGCGCTGGAGGTCATCTTCCCGGGCCGCCCGGTCGAGGCCTCGTTGCTCTATACGTCCGGCCCGACGCTCCATCCGCTTCCGCGCGAGCTTCTTCTGCGCTTCGGTGCCGTCCCCGCGCTCGCCGAAGGTTGA